The nucleotide window ACCATCCCGCCACCGGGCCGGCCCAGAAGCTCCCGGGAGTCGCGGGAGTTGCTCCGGTGGTCGCCCATCATCCACAGGGAGCCCTGGGGGACGACGACGTCGAACGCCACCGAGGACGGTTCGTCGCCCCGGTAGAGATACGGCTCGTCCACTGACCGGCCGTTCACCTGGAGTCTCCCCCGCTGGTCGCAGCAGACCACGCGGTCGCCGCCCACGCCCACCACCCGCTTCACGAAGTCGGTCTCGGCGGGTTCGGCCAGACCCAGGGACGACGCCGCACCGCGCAGCAGCGCGGCGAGGGGGTCGCCCCCGGACGTCTCCTGCACGAAGGAGCCCGTGCCGTCGAAGACCACGACGTCGCCGCGCTGCGGAGCGGGGCCGAAACGGTACGCCAGTTTGTTGACGAGCACCCGGTCCCCGACCCGCAGCGTCGGCTCCATCGAGCCGCTGGGTATGAGGAAGGGCTGCACCACGAAGTTGCTGAACAGGAGCAGCACCACCGTGAGGGCGGCCCCCAGCGAGACGGCCCGTCTCCAGGACATCGCGGTGGACATCCGGCCCTGGATACGCGAGAAGCGCGACCCCTCCTCCGGCCCTTCTGCGGGTCCGAAGGAGCGATCGCGCTCTGTGTGCTGTGTGTCCGTGTCCATCGGAGCCGAAGCTTATCCGGCCGTACCGAGGACCTTGGAGTCAGCTCAGCGGTCGCGCTTCTCCTTGATCTTCGCGGCCTTGCCGCGCAGCTCACGGAGGAAGTAGAGCTTGGCGCGACGGACGTCACCGCGGGTGATGAGCTCGATCTTCTCGAAGATCGGGCTGTGCACCGGGAAGGTGCGCTCGACGCCGACACTGAAGGAGACCTTGCGGACCGTGAAGGTCTCGCTGACGCCCGCGCCCTGGCGGCGGATGACGACGCCCTTGAACTGCTGGATACGGGAGCGGTTGCCCTCGATCACGCGCACGTGGACGTTGATGGTGTCACCGGCGCGGAACGCCGGGACGTCGGTACGCAGCGAGGCGGCGTTGACGCCATCGAGCAGATGAGTCATGTGTTTCTGCTTTCTTCGCCGATGCCACAGGTCATCGACGGGAGAGAGGGAAGATTCGGGTGCTGATCGCGTCGGGCGGGCGTCTGTCCCCCTGTGGCAGGGGCGCACGCCGGACGTACAGCAGCGTCATTCTTCCATGCCCTCGGGCCTGCGCCAAAATCGGCCGCCCGGCCCCGGGGACCAGCCCAGGATGGAAAGCATCTCCCGGTCCTTCTTGTCGAAGCCCGAGGCATCGCAACGCTCGATCAGATCAGGCCTGTTGAGCGCGGTACGGCGGAAGGCCTCGTCCCGGCGCCATCGCGCGATCTTTCCGTGGTGCCCGCTGAGCAGCACCTCCGGAATGCCCCGGCCGCGCCATTCCGGCGGCTTGGTGTAGACGGGGCCCTCCAGCAGACTGGCCATGGCTCCGGGCGCGAAGGAGTCGTCGCGATGCGATTCGGCGTTGCCGAGGACGCCCGGCAACAGCCGTGCCACGGCTTCCGTGATGACCAGTACGGCGGCTTCCCCGCCGGCCAGGACGTAATCGCCGATGGACACCTCGATGACCCGCACACGGGTGGTGTACTCGTCCATCACCCTGCGGTCGATGCCCTCGTACCGGGCGGGCGTGAAGATCAGCCACGGCCGCTCGGAGAGCTCGACGGCGAGTTCCTGGGTGAAGGGCCGGCCGCTGGGCGTGGGCACCACGATCACCGGGGAGTGCGCCCCGGCCTCGTAACCGTCGGCCAGCGTCTCGTCCAGGCAGTCGCCCCAGGGGCCGGTCTTCATGACCATGCCCGGACCGCCGCCGTACGGGGTGTCGTCGACCGTGTTGTGCCGGTCGTGGGTCCACTCGCGGAGGTCGTGGACGTGCACGTCGAGCCGGCCGCGGGCGCGCGCCTTGCCGACGAGAGAGACGTTCAGCGGCTCCAGGTACTCCGGGAAGATCGTGACGACGTCGAGCCTCATCGGGTGCCGTCCCCGGACGGGGCGGACTCGTCGCCCTCCTCGCCCTCCTCCTCGCGTGAGGTGGCGACCACGGCCTCGCTCTCGTCGATCAGCCCGGGCGGCGGTGTGATGACCACACGCTGCTCCTCCAGGTCGATCTCACCGACGATCTCCTCGACGAAGGGGATCATCACCTCGCTGCCGTCCGGGCGCTCCACGATGAACAGGTCCTGGGACGGCAGGTGCGTGATCTCGGTGATCCGGCCGACCTCGGTGCCGTCGGCGAGGACCACGTCGAGGTCCATGAGCTGGTGGTCGTAGAACTCCTCGGGGTCCTCGGGAAGCTCGTCCGGGTCCACCTCGGCGATCAGGAGGGTGTTACGGAGGGCCTCCGCGCCCGAACGGTCCCGTACGCCTTCGAAGCGGAGCAGCAGCCTTCCGCTGTGGACCCTGCCGGTCTCGATCGTCAGCGGTCCGGTCTCTGCGGGCTCGGTGGCCAGAACGGCACCGGGGCCGAGCCGCAGCTCGGGCTCGTCCGTGCGCACCTCGACGGTGACCTCGCCCTTGATGCCATGGGCACGGCCGATCCGTGCGACTACCAACTGCACGCTGCTTCTCCTGGTGATCGTTTACGGACGACAAAGGCCGGGGACGGCTCGAAAGCCCTCCCCGGCCCTGGCCGGTGTTCAACTCCTCAGCGAGCCTGATCCACGTCGACGAGGTCGACGCGGATACCACGGCCGCCGATGGCACCCACGACGGTACGCAGAGCGCGAGCGGTGCGGCCGTTACGGCCGATCACCTTGCCGAGGTCGTCCGGGTGAACCCGGACTTCCAGCACGCGTCCACGGCGCAGGTCGCGCGAGGCGACCTGCACATCGTCGGGATTGTCGACGATGCCCTTCACGAGGTGCTCGAGAGCCTCCTCGAGCATGCTCAGGCCTCGGTCGACTCGGTGGACGCAGCGTCAGCCGCCTCGTCCGCCTTCTTGTCGGCCTTCTTGGCCTTCTGGGTGATGGCCTCACCCTTGGCCTCGTCGCCGTCCGAAGTCAGAGCCTCGAACAGGGCGCGCTTGTCAGCCTTGGGCTCCGGCTGCAGGAGCGGCGGCGGGGCCGGAAGGCCCTTGTGGGCCTGCCAGTCGCCGGTGAGCTTGAGGATCGCGAGAACCGGCTCGGTCGGCTGAGCGCCGACGGAGAGCCAGTACTGCGCGCGCTCTGCGTTGACCTCGATGCGCGAGGGGTTCTGCACCGGGTGGTACAGGCCGATCTCCTCGATGGCCCGACCATCACGGCGGGTACGGGAGTCGGCGACGACGATGCGGTAGTGAGGCGAACGGATCTTGCCCAGACGCTTCAGCTTGATCTTGACTGCCACGGAAGTGGTGTCTCCTGGTCTTGACGTGGTTGGGCACAACGTAGATGCCACGTGGGGTTGCGGTACTCGCGTGCCCGACGGACGCGTCAGCCGGAGGAGAGAGGGGTCCTATGCGACTGTCGAGTAACAGCTGTCCATTGTGCCACACCGCAACGGGTCACCCCACCGCGACCGCCGCTTCCGGGATCCTGAACGGCTTTCCGCAGCCCCCGCAGACGATCGGGGCCTGCGCGAGGACCGAGGGGACCACGCGCACATTGCGTCCGCAGTCGCAGACGGCCTTGACCCGCACGCCGCCTCCGGAGGAGCCGTGCCTGGCGGCCGGCCCGCGGAAGGACCGCTTGGTGTCGGCGGCCGTGGCGACGGTGTGCGCCTTGAGGGCGCGCTGGAGCCGTTCGATGGTGGGCCGGTACCTCCGCTTGGCCTCCGGGTTGAGGGTGACCAGCGAGAATCCGCTGCTGGGATGAGGCTCCTCGGCATGATCGAGGCCCATCTCCTCTGCGATCGCGAGGAATCGCCGGTTGTGGTATCGGCCTGCGCGTGAGGTGTCGCGGACACCTCTCGCGGCGGCGATGCCGTGGACTGCCTCATGCAGCAGTCGCTCGAAGGAGAGTTCGGCGCCACAGGCGGACGACGACTCTCCGATCAGGGACTCGGGCGCGGCAAGATCGGGCAGCTCGGGGTGGTACCGCTGAATATCGGCCCACGCCTGTGCCAGCTCTGCGGCAAGTACAGGTGGTGTCGTGCTCACGTCGTGACAACGAGCCTGAGTGCCCCGGTGTTCCTATTCCGGGGCATCCCAAATAATTTGCACGTACCAGTCAGTTGCCGTCGATGCGTCCGGACGAGGGCGGGTGCGCTGATCTGAGGAGAAGTCACACAGCTCGCACCAAGGTGGTACGTAGCGCCGCGTACGTCCGGCGCGTAGTCGCGGGGCGGCGTGGGAGCCCCTGCGGGCTCCGGCGCGGCGGCAGCCGGGACAGGGCCGACCCTACCCGGCGTTCCGTACGCCCGGGGACCGGCCCGGGCGTACGGAGCCCGCTGAACCCGGCGCGGAGCGCTCGACGTGCTCCCGGTCACGTGTCGGGTAAGACTGGGGAGGGAAGAGCACGAGCCCGCAGAGCCCGATGTCGTGTGAATCCGTCCGCCGAAGCTGCTGGTCGGCGGGGGTGCACGACCTGGGCGGACAAGCATGGCCATCCAACCCCTGGACGAGACCGCGGATGCGGAGTTCTCTGACATGCGGGGGGCTGCGGGCGTACGCACACGGGGGGCCGTCCACTCGGGCACGACCGACCTCTTGGCGGATTGGGGCGCTTTCATGACACCAACGCTCGTCCGGCACCACAGGTATGCGGATTCGTCCGCCACGGTGGACGCCGGTACCCGTGCCCGCGACTGGGCCGAGATCCAGGAGCGGATGCTGGCACCGCTGTACGAGGCGGTGTACCAACGGCTCGAAGTCGGGGCCGCCACGCGGATGCTCTCCATCGGCTGCGGATCCGGGCTGGCACTGCTGATCGCGGCCGCTCGTGGCGCACGCGTCACCGGCGTCGACACCGACCGTGAACGGCTCGCGCTGGCCCGCGAGCGTCTCCTGCCCGACGCCGGATGGGCCGGCACGCCGGAACAGGCACCGGCGGAGCAGCCGAGGCTGTTCGTCGGTGGACCGCCCGCCGCCGCCCCCGCCGCGGGCGAGGCACCGTACAACCTCCTGACCGCGTTCAACCCGATCGGCTGTGTGACGGGTGATTCCGAAGGGCTCTCGCCCGCTCTGGAATCGGCGGTGCGGCTGGCCGCCCGGGGCACGACCGTGGTCCTGACCGGCTGGGGCCCGCCCGAGCGGTGTGCCACGGCACCGGTACTGCGGGTGGCGGCCCGGCTGGCGGAGTCCGCCCGGGCACCGCGGTCGGCCGGCCTGCGGGCGGCCCGCCGCGACGATCTGGAGGACGTGGCGGCGCGGGCAGGGCTGAAGCCGGACGGTTCGGGCCGGGTGTCCTGTCCGTTCGGGTACGCCGATATGGACAGTGCGGTGCGCGGGCTGCTGTCGACCGGGCTCTTCGACTCGGCCGTCCGGGCGACCGACCGGTCCCAGGTCGAGAAGGAGGTCGCGGAGGCACTGCATCCGCACCGCCGGCCTGACGGCACGGTGTGGATGCCCAACGTGTTCCGCTATCTGGTGTGCGTCTCCTGAGACCGTGCACCCGGGACATGCGTAAGGGGCGCCCTCTCCGGGAGGGCGCCCCTTACGCGTGTCCCTCGGCGACCGGATCAGCCCATGAACTTCTTGAACTCGTCGGGCAGCTCGAAGTTCTTGTCCTCCTGGGCCGGCAGACCCAGCGCACCGCCCTGCGCCGCCTGCTCACGGCGGGCCGCCTCGGCCTGCTCCTCGGCCTTGCGCTTCATCGGGTTACCGCTCTTGCGCTTGCCCTTGGCCTGCTTGACCTGCTTCTTCTGACGGCCGGGGCCGCCACCCATGCCCGGCATGCCCGGCATCCCGGGCATGCCGCCGCCCTGGGCCATCTTCGACATCATCTTGCGGGCTTCGAAGAACCGCTCCACCAGGTTCTTCACGGCGGAGACCTCGACACCCGAACCCTTGGCGATACGGGCCCTGCGCGAACCGTTGATGAGTGTCGGCTCGGCGCGCTCCTTCGGGGTCATCGACTTGATGATCGCGGCCGTACGGTCCACATCGCGCTCGTCGATGTTGTTGATCTGGTCCTTGATCTGCCCCATGCCGGGCAGCATGCCGAGCAGTTTGGAGATGGAGCCCATCTTCCTGACCTGCTCCATCTGCGACAGGAAGTCGTCGAGGGTGAAGTCCTTGCCCTTGCTCGACGCCAGCTTGGAGGCCATGTTGGCGGCCTCTTCCTGGCTGAACGTCTTCTCCGCCTGCTCGATCAGGGTGAGCAGGTCACCCATGTCGAGGATGCGCGAGGCCATGCGGTCCGGGTGGAAGGCGTCGAAGTCCTCGAGCTTCTCGCCGTTCGACGCGAACATGACCTGCTTGCCCGTGACGTGGGCGATCGACAGGGCGGCGCCACCGCGGGCGTCACCGTCGAGCTTGGAGAGGACCACACCGTCGAAGCCGACGCCGTCGCGGAAGGCCTCGGCGGTGTTGACCGCGTCCTGGCCCATCATCGCGTCGACGACGAAGAGGATCTCGTCGGGGCTGACGGCGTCGCGGATGTCCGCGGCCTGCCGCATCAGCTCCTGGTCGATGCCGAGGCGGCCGGCGGTGTCGACGATGACGATGTCGTGGACCTTGGTCTTCGCGAACTCGATCGAGTCCTTGGCGACCTTGACCGGGTCACCGACGCCGCTGCCCGGCTCCGGTGCGTACACCGCGACCCCGGCACGGTCCGCGACGACGCTGAGCTGGTTGACGGCGTTGGGGCGCTGGAGGTCGCAGGCGACGAGCAGCGGGGAGTGGCCCTGGCCCTTGAGCCAGAGACCGAGCTTTCCGGCGAGGGTCGTCTTACCCGCACCCTGCAGACCCGCGAGCATGATCACGGTGGGCGGGTTCTTCGCGAACCGCAGGCGCCGCGTCTCGCCGCCGAGGATGCCGACAAGCTCCTCGTTGACGATCTTGACGACCTGCTGGGCCGGGTTCAGGGCCTGGGAGACCTCGGCGCCGAGCGCCCGCTCCTTGACCTTGGCGATGAAGGCGCGGACCACGGGGAGCGCGACATCGGCTTCCAGCAGCGCGATACGGATCTCGCGAGCCGTGGCGTCGATGTCCGCCTCGGACAAGCGGCCCTTGCCCCTGAGGTTCTTGAAAGTCGCGGCAAGGCGGTCGGAGAGAGTATCGAACACGGCGCTCGTCGGTCCTCAGGGTCGGGGGCGGGGCAGGTCAGTCGCACTCCAGGGTATCCGGCCACCGGAGAACACGAAGCCCTCGCCCGTCTCTCGTGACGGACGGGGGCCGTTCCGCCGCTCCGGAAGGCGGAGCGGCGGGCATCCGGCAGGGTCAGCCGAGGGCCTTCTCGACCTCTCCGGCGACCCGGGCCGCCCGGTCGTCGGGCAGCGGGTTCCCGTCGGCGTCCGTGACGTAGAACGCGTCCACCGCGTTGGCCCCGAGCGTCGACGCATGGGCGCTGCGCACCCGTACGGAGCTCTGCTCCAGGGCCTGGCCGATCCGGTGCAGCAGTCCCGGGGCGTCCTGGGCGCGGACCTCGATCACCGTGGCGACCTGGGAGCCCGCCGCGGCGACGGTCACCCGGGGCGGCGGGGCCTTGACCCCGCGTCGGCGGGGGTAGGCGGCTTCGCGTTCGGCGAGGCGTGCCCTGATGTCCAGTGAGCCGTCCAGGGCCCGGACGAGGTCGGTGCGGAGCCGGGCGGCCTGCGGGAGCGATCCGTACTCGGCGGCTACCCGCCAGCTCAGCAGCAGCAGACCGGCGCTGTCGCCGAGTTCGGTGGGGAGCTCCACGGCACGCAGATCGGCGGCGCGGACCGTGAGGCGGTGCAGCGCGAGGACTCCGGCCGCCGCGGGCAGGACGCCCGGACGGTCGGGCAGGGCGATGAGCAGTTCGACGCCGACCGGTTCCGGTGCCCCGTCCTCGGACGGGGCCTCGGTCTGCGCGTGCAGGGCGAGTACGGGCTCACCGGTCCGCAGTGCCTCGATGGCGAGGCGTTCCTGCTCCGCGCTGGGCGCGGCGGGTTCCGGTTCCGGCGTGGCCTCGCCGGCGAGTACGGCGGCGGCGCGCCTGACGAGGTCGCTGACGAGCGAGGCGCGCCAGGTGCTCCAGGCGGCGGGCCCGGTCGCGAGGGCGTCCGCCTCGGTCAGGGCGTGCAGGAGTTCCAGGGTCGAGGTGGTGCCCACCGCGGTGGCGACGGAACGGACCG belongs to Streptomyces finlayi and includes:
- the lepB gene encoding signal peptidase I, whose product is MDTDTQHTERDRSFGPAEGPEEGSRFSRIQGRMSTAMSWRRAVSLGAALTVVLLLFSNFVVQPFLIPSGSMEPTLRVGDRVLVNKLAYRFGPAPQRGDVVVFDGTGSFVQETSGGDPLAALLRGAASSLGLAEPAETDFVKRVVGVGGDRVVCCDQRGRLQVNGRSVDEPYLYRGDEPSSVAFDVVVPQGSLWMMGDHRSNSRDSRELLGRPGGGMVPVDMVIGRVDWLGWPLGRLGSVPGTGAFDGVGVPGGAHG
- the rplS gene encoding 50S ribosomal protein L19 produces the protein MTHLLDGVNAASLRTDVPAFRAGDTINVHVRVIEGNRSRIQQFKGVVIRRQGAGVSETFTVRKVSFSVGVERTFPVHSPIFEKIELITRGDVRRAKLYFLRELRGKAAKIKEKRDR
- the trmD gene encoding tRNA (guanosine(37)-N1)-methyltransferase TrmD, whose amino-acid sequence is MRLDVVTIFPEYLEPLNVSLVGKARARGRLDVHVHDLREWTHDRHNTVDDTPYGGGPGMVMKTGPWGDCLDETLADGYEAGAHSPVIVVPTPSGRPFTQELAVELSERPWLIFTPARYEGIDRRVMDEYTTRVRVIEVSIGDYVLAGGEAAVLVITEAVARLLPGVLGNAESHRDDSFAPGAMASLLEGPVYTKPPEWRGRGIPEVLLSGHHGKIARWRRDEAFRRTALNRPDLIERCDASGFDKKDREMLSILGWSPGPGGRFWRRPEGMEE
- the rimM gene encoding ribosome maturation factor RimM (Essential for efficient processing of 16S rRNA) — translated: MQLVVARIGRAHGIKGEVTVEVRTDEPELRLGPGAVLATEPAETGPLTIETGRVHSGRLLLRFEGVRDRSGAEALRNTLLIAEVDPDELPEDPEEFYDHQLMDLDVVLADGTEVGRITEITHLPSQDLFIVERPDGSEVMIPFVEEIVGEIDLEEQRVVITPPPGLIDESEAVVATSREEEGEEGDESAPSGDGTR
- a CDS encoding RNA-binding protein — translated: MLEEALEHLVKGIVDNPDDVQVASRDLRRGRVLEVRVHPDDLGKVIGRNGRTARALRTVVGAIGGRGIRVDLVDVDQAR
- the rpsP gene encoding 30S ribosomal protein S16, yielding MAVKIKLKRLGKIRSPHYRIVVADSRTRRDGRAIEEIGLYHPVQNPSRIEVNAERAQYWLSVGAQPTEPVLAILKLTGDWQAHKGLPAPPPLLQPEPKADKRALFEALTSDGDEAKGEAITQKAKKADKKADEAADAASTESTEA
- a CDS encoding methyltransferase domain-containing protein translates to MTPTLVRHHRYADSSATVDAGTRARDWAEIQERMLAPLYEAVYQRLEVGAATRMLSIGCGSGLALLIAAARGARVTGVDTDRERLALARERLLPDAGWAGTPEQAPAEQPRLFVGGPPAAAPAAGEAPYNLLTAFNPIGCVTGDSEGLSPALESAVRLAARGTTVVLTGWGPPERCATAPVLRVAARLAESARAPRSAGLRAARRDDLEDVAARAGLKPDGSGRVSCPFGYADMDSAVRGLLSTGLFDSAVRATDRSQVEKEVAEALHPHRRPDGTVWMPNVFRYLVCVS
- the ffh gene encoding signal recognition particle protein, whose product is MFDTLSDRLAATFKNLRGKGRLSEADIDATAREIRIALLEADVALPVVRAFIAKVKERALGAEVSQALNPAQQVVKIVNEELVGILGGETRRLRFAKNPPTVIMLAGLQGAGKTTLAGKLGLWLKGQGHSPLLVACDLQRPNAVNQLSVVADRAGVAVYAPEPGSGVGDPVKVAKDSIEFAKTKVHDIVIVDTAGRLGIDQELMRQAADIRDAVSPDEILFVVDAMMGQDAVNTAEAFRDGVGFDGVVLSKLDGDARGGAALSIAHVTGKQVMFASNGEKLEDFDAFHPDRMASRILDMGDLLTLIEQAEKTFSQEEAANMASKLASSKGKDFTLDDFLSQMEQVRKMGSISKLLGMLPGMGQIKDQINNIDERDVDRTAAIIKSMTPKERAEPTLINGSRRARIAKGSGVEVSAVKNLVERFFEARKMMSKMAQGGGMPGMPGMPGMGGGPGRQKKQVKQAKGKRKSGNPMKRKAEEQAEAARREQAAQGGALGLPAQEDKNFELPDEFKKFMG